A stretch of DNA from Tsuneonella amylolytica:
TCTCTCGCGCAGGAAAGCCGGCGATGGCGACCCGCGACGGACCCCCGACGATCTTCAGCCGGAGTCGCCTCGATGCGCGTGCCGCGCGGGCACGACAACTCGCCGCGCGAAAAGATGCCGCCGGATGGCTGGCCGAGGCGCTGGTCGAGGACGCGGTCGAGCGGATCGAATTCATGATGCTCGAGTCCGATCGCGCACTTGTCCTGGGAAAGGGTGCGAGCGAACTCGGGCGCCTTCTCGAACGCAAGGGCTGGCGGGTCACGGTGGCCGATCCCGGTACGCTCGATCTCGAAGCGCCCTACCCGTGGCGCGGGTTCGGACTGATCGTCAGTTTGGGAGTGCTCGACACCGTCAACGATCTGCCCGGCGCACTGATCCACCAGCGGCTCGCGCTCGACAGCGGCGGGGTCATGCTCGCCAACATGGTCGGCGCGGGCAGTCTGCAACGACTGCGCGGTGCCCTGCTCGCCGCTGATGGCGAGCGGCCGGCAGCGCGGCTGCATCCCGCGGTCGATGCGCAGGGCGGTGCGGCATTGCTGCAGCGAACGGGTTTCGCGCGGCAGGTGTCCGACGCGTGGACCCTGCGGCTGCGGTACAGCGCGCTCGACGATCTCGTCGCCGACCTGCGCGCGCAGGGCCTTACGAGTGCGCTGGCCGATGCCGCGCCGCCCGTTACGAAGGCCGGCCTCGCTGCAGCGCGGGCGGCGTTTCTCGACGAAGCCGACCGGCATGGCCGGGTGGTGGAAACATTGGAAATCCTGACGCTGACCGGCTGGCAAAATTAAGCGTCCCCCGCCCCCGCTCTGAGCGCCGCTTGCGCGGCAGCGAGGCGGGCGATGGGAACGCGGTACGGGCTGGCGGAAACGTAGTCGAGGCCGACCTTCTCGCAGAACGCGATGCTCGCCGGGTCACCACCGTGTTCGCCGCAAATGCCGAGCTTGATGTCGCTGCGAGTGCCCCGCCCCCGCTCCACGGCGATTTCGACAAGCTCGCCCACGCCGTCGATGTCGATGCTGACGAACGGATCGCGGGCGAACACGCCCTTGTCGACGTAAGCGCCAAGGAATCGGCCGGCATCGTCGCGGCTGACCCCGAGCGTCGTCTGGGTGAGGTCGTTGGTCCCGAACGAGAAGAAAGTCGCTTCCTCCGCGATCTCTCCCGCCATCAGCGCGGCGCGCGGAAGTTCGATCATCGTGCCCACGAGATAGTCGATTCTGGCGCTCCTCTCCGTGAACACCGCCTCGGCGGTGCGGTCCACCAGCGCGCGCATCAGTTCGAGTTCGCGCTTCGACGAGACCAGCGGGATCATCACCTCGGGCACGGGTGCCTCGCCGTCGGCGGCGACATCGCAGGCCGCCTCGAAGATGGCGCGGGCCTGCATCTCGTAAATTTCGGGATAGGTAATCCCGAGCCGGCAACCGCGATGGCCGAGCATGGGATTGAATTCGTGCAGTTCGGCGGCGCGGCGCTTGAGGTGGTCGGCGCCGAACCCGGTTGCCTCGGCCAGTTCCTCGAACTCGGCATCGCCCTGCGGCAGGAACTCGTGCAGGGGCGGATCGAGCAGGCGGATGGTGCACGGGCGCCCTGCCATCGTGCAGAAAATTTCGGCGAAGTCCGCGCGCTGTTCGGGGAGCAGCAGGGCAAGCGCCTTGCGGCGGCCCGCTTCGTCTTCGGCCAGGATCATCTGGCGCACCGCACTGATGCGGCTGGCGTCGAAGAACATGTGTTCGGTGCGGCAGAGGCCGATGCCTTCCGCGCCGAAGCTCACTGCCATGCGGCAGT
This window harbors:
- a CDS encoding class I SAM-dependent methyltransferase — translated: MATRDGPPTIFSRSRLDARAARARQLAARKDAAGWLAEALVEDAVERIEFMMLESDRALVLGKGASELGRLLERKGWRVTVADPGTLDLEAPYPWRGFGLIVSLGVLDTVNDLPGALIHQRLALDSGGVMLANMVGAGSLQRLRGALLAADGERPAARLHPAVDAQGGAALLQRTGFARQVSDAWTLRLRYSALDDLVADLRAQGLTSALADAAPPVTKAGLAAARAAFLDEADRHGRVVETLEILTLTGWQN